The DNA region CTTATTGCAGCAAAGCCGCCCGCTCCTCCCATTGTTGATCCCATCGTCAAGAAGTTAGTTAGGGAAGGCGTGCCATGCAAAAGATACGCACCAGGCGTCATTGGCAAACTTGGAGGTTGTTCGAAACTCGCATTCAGCTTCCGCCCATCGCCGTTCTTGCCACCGCCAATAGAAGGCTGTAGTGAAAAATAGTCTTGTTTTCGCTTCTGGTCATGATCATTGTGATATTCCGGTGGCATGAAATCGTCAAGGTAAAACTCAGATGGCATATTGAGCAACTCAGCATCCGTCACGCCAGATTCTATCGCTTTATCCATGAGTTGCTGAGCAGTCAGCTGCGGCGTGGAGAAACCAACCTGATGCGGGACATCTTTAATTGATTCCAGTGCTTTTATCATCTGTTCTGAGCTTTCATTCGTATTGACGTATGTGAATGCACTTGATGCTGAGAATGAAGCAtgccttttccttctctttgGCTTATTGGCCTCGATTTTCCGGTCCAAGTTCAGTAAGACCGATTGTGACTTACCGTCCGATGACATGCTTAAGTCGGTACCAACTGAATtgagcgaagaagaggaagatgacgaagctGGTACCGCCAAGGCATAAGCAATCGGGCTGGCACTGGAGCCCATCTTCGCCATGGCGGCAGCCTCCCTGgcatccttcttcaattgagctgCTGTTCTAGCCAGGGGGTTGCTCGGTGTTGGCAAAATAGACTCCTTGTTTCCCACaactttgatgatgtgCTTATCTGGATCACTGTTGGCCACGCTATCGGACTCTGTCATATCTGCCAGCGAGCTGGAACTTGAGATATTGCTAAGTGGGTTGCTGCCAACCAGACTCCCATGTAGCTTGTGCTGATGTCTTAAGACAAGATCTCTCCGAGCAAAGCATCTCCCGCAGAAGACACATAAAAACGGCCTCTCATTGGTATGAGACCTCTGGTGTCTCTTGAGGTGCTCCTGTCTTACAAACCCTCTGGTACAGATGGGACAAAGATGGGGACGTGGCTTATCGGTCTTGATAGTTAGAGATTTCTTTGGTATTGGTAACAAACCGGCCTTTTCTGGCTGATTGACAGCCAAAGTAGCGGTCTCGATGTTCAAATTCGGGCTATCAGTAGCTTGATACGCGGGAGATAAATGCTGCCCTTCGGATTCAGAGAAAACCATTGTTCTCGAGCTCGGAAACGGTATTCAAAGGCTTATGAGCCCAGATATCATCACCTGTAAAACTTCAGAGACTCTTGCCGCCGCTGGGACGACAACGTCAAAACTTTTTACTGGAAAAAATGGCAGCAACGTAGCTCTCGTGTAGAGCCCTCGATTCACTATGAGTCAAGCAATCAGGATcagcttgatgatctctACCTCTATCGATATGTCCATCATATTGTAGCATCTTTTTTACTCGCTGTACACGCTGAAAATTAGGATTACATATAACTAAGCCATTGATCGCAGTAAAAGGCCCAAACAGGTCTCTTGAAGCCCTCAATCTTGTGAAAGCAGCAAATCTGAAAGGTGCCACAACAAGTCAACGATCGTAGGGGCCATTTAGACGGTTTGGATCCGATCTCTGCCACTTCCGACTACTATTTAACAGCTAGAGCCCTCACTGGACGATCCTGGAAAACCGGGTAACCGGGGCGATTAGTATATAAAGGAGCTCGATTTCACATTTCGAGTCCAGCACCGGAATTCGTTCTTGCTTCATTTCTTTCTAGAAGGCCAACTTTGTCCAAAAGTAATCCCCCGCTATAGACAGTACGATGAATAAACCGTCTCATTTATTATAGTCGTGATAAGCGGTCGGAGAGAACAAAGTGGCATTTTTTAAGAACTCTTGTGGAAGATTGGACTTTTTCCAATACATGAGACCAGAGTGTCAGTAAATGCCCATATCCTTGTGCCAGCAGAGCCTGCTCCGTAGCTGAACCGCAGACGAGGGCTCCATGCTCTTCCTCAGATCAACTGAAATAAATTACAATTTTACGTAGCCTTGCATACCTGGTGGATAAATCGATATAGAAAGCAGTCACTTCGGGTTGGCAGAAGTAGGTGCTCGTATTACGTCGCTCGCCGTTTTGATCGAGTCGGCAGGGCCTGCAGCACTAGCTTGCGTGCTGCGTGTCGGGCTAGGCCTGGCATCGTGGTCTCTGGCGATCAACTTGTGACAACTTGGATCGTGGCCCTTGTGTTTTAGGTAGATATAATTGTGCAGCGCCATCAAGCCCCGGTATCGTAACTGTTGTATGTACGGATCTTCAGCCACGACCTCGCGGATCGCAAGACTGTCTGGCTCGAACTCAACATATAGATGCTTATATACGTGCTTTCCCGCCCCTTTTGTGAGATTCAAACAGTCGCTCGACTATCGCACTAATGCTACGTCCGATCGAACGCTCTGTTTCCTTTACTACGTCCCTATTATCGCGTCCCGGGCGCAGCTGTCGCTCCCATCGTTCCCGCTAAACTGCAGCGAATGTGCCGGCTAAACGAGCTGGATCCCACCCGCTGATCAGCTGCGTCGTCGATGGCGCGCCGTCACCAGCAGAGGTGTTTAAGGGGCCTTGAAGCTTTGCAGACAGGGTCTCTGTCGAATGGCGTGATGAGGAATTTTTGTCTTGGCTTTGTGCGGAAAAACTTTAATCCGGGATCTTTTCAGAAATTTCCTATGCAGGAAATTTTCGGAGAAACTTTTCTGCGGTAGATGCAGCCATTAATTGCGTTGCTGTATTTGATAAATCCTGATGGCCGACAGCAACGGTCTGGACATCAGTGAGTCCAGCACTGAGTCATCACCCGATTGAATATCCGACACGACGCGGCAATCGAGTCCTAGGGACGCGAGACAGTTTTCGAATGCAGCAGTTGTCTCTTCATTTCTCACTGTAGCGGACACCAGGCACGCCTTGCACGTTCTGTATGACAAACATTCCCGAATGCATTGGCATAGGTCTGGGATGACCGTGGAATCGTATGTAACGTCAGCTGCGACGACTAGATCGATGTCGTCCGGTATCGCGTCCTCGTTCCACCATAACCGTCGGAAGTCCACTTTGGAGGTATCGATTTCGTTCAATTGAAAATTGCGAGCGAGCTGCGTCGTAAGCTGCGAGTCGCCATCCGTGACGTAGACTTTATCGAGCCGATCCGGATATTTCAGGCAAAGTGCTGCGCTCACGAGACCCGTGCCGGCGCCCAGTTCTAGAACTCGGGATTTTTCAgcgatgaagttgaattCCTGCGAAGTCAGGTAGACAGCCAGATATAATGCAGCCTCCCACGTTCTGAAGCCGGTGGTGCCCGATGCGCTGATGAGATACGGCTTCTCCTCGATCTTGACTTTTACATCCTGTGCGATGGGATACTGTATCACATCTTTGGTCGTAGGTGCCGGCTGGGCGACGCCCAGCAGGGCAACGTATTTCTCGTAGAGCCATTCGGAGAGCCACACGTCGTTGGCGGGCAGCACTGTGATCCCGACTCCGGAGTCCTCCTCGTCGAATATATCGAAGTTGTCTACCAAGGCCTTGACGACGGTCTTGGCATAGAACGGGTTCCTCGACTCGACGATTTGCAGCTCATTGACGAAGTCGTCCATATGAACCTGGAAACCCTGCGACTTGCGCAAAAAATCCACCAAACGGCCCGCCGGCGTCCGTTGATGGATCCTATCATAGAACGCCTGCTCAATGGATCTCATTTTCTTAACACCGTTCGCATTCATGTTACCGGTGTATCTAACGATGCTACTGTTATAACGAGGCGTCATCGCGCAATGACACTTATCGAACTACACAACAATACACAGGATTCAACGGCCCCACGCTCTTATCCTCTTGACACCGCCATCAGGGATGATGGTGAGCTTTAAGTGCGTCAGCTCCACGTCCCGCTTGACTTCGAACTCGTGCTCTTTGTCTGGGCCCGTCTTCGACTTTCCCACCAGTTCTATCCACTCAGCACCAAGCCCGTTCGAGCCCTCTACCCTGACGTACTGCGGGAAGTTGCCCCTGAAATGAGCCGTGTCAACCACCACACGGTCCAGATATCTCGTGCGCCGTCCCAGCTGTACGATCACCCAGTCGACGTGACCGGGCTCCCGAGACCTCTTCGTCTCCCATCCATCGGACATGTCGTGGCCACGACCaggaagcagaagattATCTGCAGACCCATAGTGCTGATCCGACACGGCTATCGCTACAGCGCCGTTGCACACGCTCGCCAGGTCCAGCAGCTCAGAAATGTCCCCCGCCGCCTGCGCGGGCGATACCACCTTCCCGTACAGCCTGAACCGTGCGATCCCGCCGTCGGGATACATCTTCAGCTTGACATGCGTGAACTTGTCGCCGGTGAGACCCGCCTTCCGCAGGAAGAAGTGCCTCTGTGACGGCCCACACGCGAACTTGTCCGCAACTGTCACCCAGCGGGCGTCATCCTCGGCCACATCCTCCGCCTGCTCGTCGTACAGGGCCTCCACCGCCACGTATGGAGCGTGGTTCCCGTCAAAGAACGCCGTGTCGACCTCGCCGCCCACAACATGCGCCGCAGCGACCCCCATCCGCAGAATAACCCAGTCGTACGCATTCTCGTTGTGTCTACGGGTCTCCCAGCCATCGTACCACGCTCCAGCGTGCGTGAACCGAGTAGCATCTCTTACCGGAGCCCTCGGCTGGATCAGGTTCTCAGCCGCCGCAAACCACTCGTCTGAGCAACACACCACACGGCCCCCCAGCTTGGCACCAATAACATCCACACAGTGGTACTCGGAGGCCACCGTCCTGGCAAACTCCGTCTCTGAACTACACAACACAACGCTCGACATCGCGTCCTGCTACAACTACACAGACAAGTCCCACACGCCACCACAAGCACCGCTGGTCCTTCCTACAACCCTACAGCACTCTTATACCACACCTAGATGGCTCACCGGGGACCTCCTATGGCTGATAACCTGCCTATACGTATCTCGCCGAAGGCCGTCTGTGAAATATCACTCTCGACGAGCCAATGGTAAATTCTGGGTTTCTCACTGAGCGAGCAGGTCGAGTCCTCGACTCTGGTAGTCGCTCTGGGAACAGCAGTTGATGGCCAGGAAGCAAGCGAGTCGGAGGAAAGAGCGTGTGCTGTGGGCATTGAAAGAGGTGATAGGAGCTGTGGTAGTGGAAGGTGTCGATTGTAGTCTTGTTAGAGACCCAATTGAGCAATTgagatgttgaagaaattccCAACACCTGTGTTGAAGCCATACTGGCCTTTCTTTGTAGGCGGGGCCGTCATGTACTACACCTTTGGCAAGGTTGCGAACCTGTCTGCTAACTCTGAAGAGTTTATCAACGATCCAAGGAACCCGAGGTTTGCCCGCGGCGAAAAACCCGTCGAGTTGAAGTGAGTGAACGGTAGATGGGCTGGCTCTCTGTGGCAATGAGTTGTCTATATAACGATATATATTCAAAAAGGAATAGTATG from Torulaspora globosa chromosome 3, complete sequence includes:
- the EFM3 gene encoding protein-lysine N-methyltransferase (ancestral locus Anc_4.352), coding for MTPRYNSSIVRYTGNMNANGVKKMRSIEQAFYDRIHQRTPAGRLVDFLRKSQGFQVHMDDFVNELQIVESRNPFYAKTVVKALVDNFDIFDEEDSGVGITVLPANDVWLSEWLYEKYVALLGVAQPAPTTKDVIQYPIAQDVKVKIEEKPYLISASGTTGFRTWEAALYLAVYLTSQEFNFIAEKSRVLELGAGTGLVSAALCLKYPDRLDKVYVTDGDSQLTTQLARNFQLNEIDTSKVDFRRLWWNEDAIPDDIDLVVAADVTYDSTVIPDLCQCIRECLSYRTCKACLVSATVRNEETTAAFENCLASLGLDCRVVSDIQSGDDSVLDSLMSRPLLSAIRIYQIQQRN
- the DAL2 gene encoding allantoicase (similar to Saccharomyces cerevisiae DAL2 (YIR029W)), giving the protein MSSVVLCSSETEFARTVASEYHCVDVIGAKLGGRVVCCSDEWFAAAENLIQPRAPVRDATRFTHAGAWYDGWETRRHNENAYDWVILRMGVAAAHVVGGEVDTAFFDGNHAPYVAVEALYDEQAEDVAEDDARWVTVADKFACGPSQRHFFLRKAGLTGDKFTHVKLKMYPDGGIARFRLYGKVVSPAQAAGDISELLDLASVCNGAVAIAVSDQHYGSADNLLLPGRGHDMSDGWETKRSREPGHVDWVIVQLGRRTRYLDRVVVDTAHFRGNFPQYVRVEGSNGLGAEWIELVGKSKTGPDKEHEFEVKRDVELTHLKLTIIPDGGVKRIRAWGR
- the ATP18 gene encoding F1F0 ATP synthase subunit i (ancestral locus Anc_4.353), with product MLKKFPTPVLKPYWPFFVGGAVMYYTFGKVANLSANSEEFINDPRNPRFARGEKPVELK